In the genome of Carassius gibelio isolate Cgi1373 ecotype wild population from Czech Republic chromosome A25, carGib1.2-hapl.c, whole genome shotgun sequence, the window GTGAGACAAAGTTatattgcaagatataaagtctgGAGGTAAAGCAGCAATTGTGAGATACAGCCTTTACGAGATAAGTCTGaatttgagatataaagtcacaattatgagaaacaaaTTCACATTTGAGATATTAAGTCACTTTGAGGGACAAAATCAGAGTTATGaaaacaattgtgagatataaagttataTTAGGAAGGTTTAATATTGTCAAACTCTGGTCACACGGACTGTAGGATATAAAATCGTAATTATCAGAAACAAAATCATAATTGTGTGAAACAAAGTTATAATTCTTGACAGAGTTATATTTGGGAGGTTTAATATTGCAACTGCAAGACATAGAGTCACAATTATATAGAAAGTCTGGAGATTTCACAAGTTTTTTCTTAGATTGTGTTTTAGATTATGAGAtattcataattgtgagataatttgacagttttaatatttaaattgtaagaaATAAAGTAGCGAGATAAAGTCACTATGAGATAAGTCTTATGCAATTTGAGATATAAAGTTACAATTATGAGAAACAAACTCAGACTTGTAAGACAGATGGGAGAAACACTGTAACTTCAAGAAAAAGCAGCAACTGTGAGACAGTCGTGAAGAGATAAGTCACATTTTGagatttaaagtcagaattgtgagagataGTCACTATGAGATAAGTCAAAATTTGAGACAGTCACAATTCAGAGAAACAAACTCAAAATTCTGAGACAGTTACATTGTGAGATTAAGTTGCAGTTGGGAGTTATAATACTGGAACTGCCTTTTTGAGATCGCAATTCCAATTGTGAGTCAAATTGTAAAATTTTAAGATTAAAGCTACACTTTACACTGTTAGAAACATTTACAGTTTTGAAATGTAAAGTCACAGTTAGGAGGTTACAACAGATACTGTAGTTGCAATTGCAGCAAAAGCCAGAATTTCCTTTATTGATCtttattttcaggtttaaatTCAATGCTGCAGCATTAAGTGCAGCTTCAAAGACATCTGGATTCAGTCAGTCCAGTctctaaaaagagaaagaaaaagcagtTGGTTGTCCCTCAAGCACTGTCTGTGAGGAAAAAGCAGTGCTAGTATGTCTCAGACGGGTTTTTTGGGGGGTCTTTTTTGCGGTTGGACAGTGCAGATGGTTGTGGTTTATGAAAAGACTCTGTGACTTCACCACGTTGTTACTCTTGGTTAGATCGGCAAGTTTCACTGCCATCTCACTGGAAGAGGAAATGCAGATATTCCACATGTACCGTAAACTACATCATCCCTTTTATTTTGTCTGACAGACTCCCACAAACCCACGAGAAGGAGATGTTTTCCATGAAAAATATTTTGAGGAGAAACCCTTCAGATGGTGAATTGATATTTATGCTTTCTACGTCTTAATTTTCTCTTTGAACAAGACTTATTCTAgagaattatttgaaaaataaataagccGAAACAGGCACATTCAAGACGGCTTTCTTTACGAGGCCCCCTGAGTGTACACACTCGTAACCACGAGAGGAATCCGACGGAGATTAGCAAGGAATTTTAATGTAATACACATGTCATTTTCAAATGTCAAATCAAGAGAGGAGGAAAAATAAGATAACAATGAAGTACTCCAATACTCCTGTAAATTATAGAAATAGTGATATGAAAACTTTATGACATGTCATTCAACGTGATTTCTTGTGTTATCTAAACCAAAATTACCAAGTTTCTAAATATTCAAGGGGCTATTTAAGGGTCTATATAAATCCTGTAAATCTAGACATTGTCAACAAAATTGTTTTAGTTGGGTAAAACTGCTCCTTTGAGCAAAATCTTAACAGCAATTTTCAGGCAAATACATTGTATATATTGATctattacatttttgtatactCTCAGAAATAACTTGGGtataaagctgtcactggggtggtaccttttcaaaaggtacatttTTATACCTTAAAGTGTTCATATTAGAACCTAATAGGTACAatagtgtaccttttgaaaaggtacctccccagtgacagattttgtacctttatttctgagagtgatgGAAGAAAGGGGAAAAATCTGTATGAGTTTTAAAAGTCTGTTAAAGAAAAAGCAAAGAATCATCTAAAGCACAACAATTTATTACTGCCAGATGGCAGCACAATTGTACATgtgtacattaaaatatatatttttttattgaaatgtatgtaatttaCAGCTAGACAGTGTtgatattgttaactaaaaccattaaaagagTTTTCAATAACTGAAGTAAagctgaaattatatatatatatatatttgattgaaaaaaaaatatttaaacgaaAATTATAAATTGACTGAGAAATTAACCTTAATATGTGTGAAacctaaaaatttaataaattaattctaaatagatttaaatgacatacacaaataaataaaagtgaaaaaagcacataaaaatattactaaaaatctaaatgtaaactgaaaatgtaaaaataaaagccaattcaaaatattcataaatactatagtaattagtaaataatacCCAGTTCTGCTAGATTACTACTGTACTGTGGTACTGTGTGCCTAACCTACTTGAATGAGCACTGAAATGAGGGGATAGTTAATTGGGTTTAATACAGAGGATCATTGTGTTGTGGAATCTGGAGCACCACATGAGCACTCGATGGCCCTCGCTTGTATGTCACTCAACCATGTCTTTGATGATCCTTGCCAAATGACCCTTATGATGTAATAATTTTTTCAGCAGTGATGCGATTTTTCATATTCTGTTTCTCTTCAGGTTGTGGCATGTGGGTTGAGTGATCTACGAGGGAATTTGGGTGATGGCTCTGATTGGCTTTCTGGTGGTGGCAGTGTGTGGATCGCTGGTTGCTTGGGCGGATCAGCTGAAGCACGCCCGGACACCTTTGTTACCCCATCGGCCATTTGTGGTGGTGTGGAATGCACCTACTGAATCCTGCCGTCTTCGATTTAAGGTTGAACATGTCAATAATCTAGCAAATGTTGCGTGTGGTCCAAACGATGGGAATAATATCTTGTCTGTCTCTTTTGCAAGGTTGATTTGGACCTTAGCGTCTTCGACATTGTTGCAAACCACAACGAAACCTTGAGCGGCCCCAACGTGACCATCTTTTACCACAGTCACCTGGGATATTATCCTTACTACACCAGCTCTGGCATTCCCATCAACGGAGGCCTTCCTCAGAACCAAAGCCTGAGCAAGCACCTCAGCAAAGCTCGAGCAGACATCGATAAGCTCATACCTTTCAAGGACTTCCACGGGCTTGGTGTCATCGACTGGGAAGACTGGCGACCACAGTGGGTTCGCAATTGGGGATCGAAGGACATCTACCGGAACAAATCCAAGGAGCTTACAAGGAAACTGCATCCTGATTGGCCACAAAGTAAGGTAGAGAATGAAGCAAAGGAGCTCTTTGAGAGAGATGGACAAGCATTCATGAACTCAACACTGGTGCTAGCTGAGAGTCGACGACCACATGGGCTTTGGGGGTTTTACCTGTTTCCTGACTGTTACAATTATGGCTACAAGCAGCATCCATTGCGTTACACAGGAGAGTGTCCTAATATAGAGCCTGTGCGCAATGATCATCTAATGTGGCTGTGGAAAGAGAGTACAGCCCTCTATCCTTCCATCTATCTCGACTATGAGCTCAAGTCTTCagctaatactgtcaaatttgTGCACTATCGTGTCAAGGAGGCCATGCGGATTGCCTCTATTGCTAGGAATGACTATACAttgcctgtttttgtttattcCAGACCCTTCTATGCATACACATTTGTTGTCCTATCAGAGGtgagtaaaacatttaaatatagggCAAAAGGTAAATAATTAAGTTTGAACTATGGTACAGGAGTTGAAAAATATGCTGTGATTTGCTGAAACATGGAGAAATGTGGACAACCAATTTTGAGGATTCAAAAAATTTcctgtaatttcttttttttaattctttttctgTCATTTAAGAAGGGGAAaaactttaaattatattaaaagtgaTGTTTATAGTATCTACACAACTGCTGTCAAAAACAGAATAGCAAAAATAATCGTTATCAAACTAATTTCTTCAAACACTCCCCTTGTTTTTCATTGGTTAGTTAAACAGGTAGCCCCATCCCAAAGTGcacgccattggttgagccaatgttgCTTTGCTGAGTTGGTcgggattctcaaacaaacaaaacaaaataccacAGAGGGACACTGTTTATACTCAGGAAATCAACTTACGAATaaataaaggcc includes:
- the LOC127946799 gene encoding hyaluronidase-like is translated as MALIGFLVVAVCGSLVAWADQLKHARTPLLPHRPFVVVWNAPTESCRLRFKVDLDLSVFDIVANHNETLSGPNVTIFYHSHLGYYPYYTSSGIPINGGLPQNQSLSKHLSKARADIDKLIPFKDFHGLGVIDWEDWRPQWVRNWGSKDIYRNKSKELTRKLHPDWPQSKVENEAKELFERDGQAFMNSTLVLAESRRPHGLWGFYLFPDCYNYGYKQHPLRYTGECPNIEPVRNDHLMWLWKESTALYPSIYLDYELKSSANTVKFVHYRVKEAMRIASIARNDYTLPVFVYSRPFYAYTFVVLSESDLVHTIGESAALGAAGVVLWGSSEYARSQRNCLTVKKYIDGPLGHYVINVTSAAKLCSKALCKKNGKCIRKSLDSGAYLHLNPRFFSIRLNRSIRGPRFHVSGHLNNHDILDMKQKFTCQCYQGWTGIYCEMPQTAQPVPSHPRDSVLGELLLVLSLHFSCLSVIMFLGLCLIIKCLIL